From the genome of Mycobacterium kansasii ATCC 12478:
CCTGACGACAACCCCCGACACCCCCGACCTCTACCAAAGGAAGAACACCACCGGAAATGACCACTACTGAACGCATTCGGATGACTCAACAGGATCACAGTCGACTGCTTTCCGAGCTCATCGCGCTGCGCTCGCAGCACGCCGTCGAAGCCCCGGACGACTTCCTCGATTACCACGCGAATGTCATCGCGCGCTATTGCGCCCGAAAGGCGCGCATCCGCGAGATCGAGCAGTTGCTCAGCAGTGCGATCGTGGGCGTCGACACCGGCGGCGACGTCATCGCCCAGCCGGGCATGGTCGTCACCATCAGCTACGAGGCCACGGGTCAGACCGAGACTTTCCTGCTGGGCAGGCGTGGCGCCCAGAACGCCGACATCCCGGTCTACTCCACGCTGTCGCCGCTGGGCCGGGCGATCACCGGCGCACGTCTGGGAGAACAGCGGGTGTACTCGATTCCGCAGGGAGCGGACCTGGTGGTGACGCTGATCGAGGCGGTGCCCTATCGCGACGGTCGGGCGAGGCGAGATGGAAATTAAGAAACAGCCTGGCGGACAACGTGATTGGATCTCGTCGCAGGCATATGAACGGCTGCAGCGCAAGCTCGCTGACCTGCGTCAGCGGAGTGCCCGCGAACCGGCCGACAGCGATTTCGACAACAGCGCCCCTGATGTGCAGCGAGCGTGGCAAACACGGATTCGCCGGATTCACGACCTGTTGGTCAGGGCCGACGTCGGCGAGGACCCGCCCGACGACGGGATCGCCGAACCCGGCATGGTTTTGACGGTCCGCTACCACGACACGGGCGACACCGAGACATTCCTGCTGGGTGCCCGCGGCGCCGAGCACTGCGACGTGGAGGTCTACTCGCCCCGCTCACCGCTGGGCGCCGCGGTCATCGGCGCGATCCCCGGTGAGCAACGCAGCTTCACCCTGCCCG
Proteins encoded in this window:
- a CDS encoding GreA/GreB family elongation factor → MTTTERIRMTQQDHSRLLSELIALRSQHAVEAPDDFLDYHANVIARYCARKARIREIEQLLSSAIVGVDTGGDVIAQPGMVVTISYEATGQTETFLLGRRGAQNADIPVYSTLSPLGRAITGARLGEQRVYSIPQGADLVVTLIEAVPYRDGRARRDGN
- a CDS encoding GreA/GreB family elongation factor is translated as MEIKKQPGGQRDWISSQAYERLQRKLADLRQRSAREPADSDFDNSAPDVQRAWQTRIRRIHDLLVRADVGEDPPDDGIAEPGMVLTVRYHDTGDTETFLLGARGAEHCDVEVYSPRSPLGAAVIGAIPGEQRSFTLPGGANLTVTLVSAVPYGVHMAGAT